One Lacticaseibacillus rhamnosus genomic window carries:
- a CDS encoding CamS family sex pheromone protein: MKKFFTLTLLTGAIVLLAACGKLNLDSGSSSTGGTKTGSYQTTGTVDNSMYQGVIKNGRYQTSSARGLMLQQNDQGENTFNIKSMESGLESLAKAQFSTDKYSFEEGQLLSTATARSWLKRESKSNPDGLNPVDNGKKDPDTRNPMYLQQILEQDFMVQDGNSMKLGGIAIALGMNQVDYYTKTEYGAQYQTEISEATLKKQGEAMAAKVVARLRKMEKVPSDVPILVGIYKNAEQDSLVGGVYVEHATSKSGTDLGSWKKLNQQNEILPVVSDHKAINSTVANDFSSFTNQVKGFFPTLAGITAQAHYEDGNLSGMKITVNTQFYGLTEIQSFTQYISTAANKYLPSGVPIEITIQSTQGIQAFVSRSSGDKGFYTHVFGSY, translated from the coding sequence ATGAAGAAATTTTTTACGTTAACCTTACTGACAGGCGCCATTGTGCTGTTGGCGGCGTGCGGCAAGCTAAATCTTGACAGCGGCAGCAGTAGCACCGGTGGAACCAAAACCGGCAGCTACCAAACGACTGGAACGGTTGATAATAGTATGTACCAAGGCGTGATCAAGAATGGCCGCTATCAGACCAGCAGTGCACGTGGTTTGATGCTGCAACAAAACGATCAAGGCGAAAATACTTTTAACATCAAGAGTATGGAAAGTGGCTTGGAGAGTTTGGCCAAAGCCCAATTTTCAACGGATAAATATTCGTTTGAAGAAGGGCAGTTATTGAGCACGGCAACAGCAAGAAGTTGGCTTAAGCGGGAGTCAAAGAGCAATCCCGATGGCTTAAATCCGGTTGATAACGGGAAGAAAGATCCTGATACCCGTAATCCGATGTATCTACAGCAGATTCTGGAGCAGGACTTCATGGTGCAAGACGGCAATAGCATGAAACTAGGCGGGATTGCGATTGCGCTTGGCATGAATCAGGTCGATTACTACACCAAGACCGAATATGGCGCGCAATATCAAACCGAAATTTCCGAAGCAACGCTGAAGAAACAAGGCGAGGCCATGGCAGCAAAAGTTGTCGCACGACTACGCAAAATGGAAAAAGTGCCGAGTGATGTACCGATTTTGGTAGGTATTTACAAAAACGCCGAACAAGATAGTCTGGTTGGCGGCGTTTATGTCGAACACGCGACCAGCAAGAGTGGAACGGATCTCGGTTCCTGGAAGAAACTTAATCAGCAAAATGAAATTCTGCCGGTTGTCAGTGACCATAAAGCGATTAACAGTACGGTTGCCAATGACTTTTCGAGTTTTACAAATCAGGTAAAAGGCTTCTTCCCGACCTTAGCAGGGATCACGGCTCAGGCGCATTATGAAGATGGCAATTTAAGCGGCATGAAGATTACCGTTAACACTCAGTTCTATGGCTTGACGGAAATTCAAAGTTTCACGCAGTACATTTCAACTGCCGCCAATAAGTATTTGCCATCCGGTGTGCCAATTGAAATTACCATTCAAAGTACCCAAGGCATCCAGGCATTTGTCTCGCGAAGTTCTGGGGACAAAGGCTTTTATACGCATGTATTTGGAAGTTATTAA
- the gatC gene encoding Asp-tRNA(Asn)/Glu-tRNA(Gln) amidotransferase subunit GatC produces the protein MISKDSVAHVASLAKLQFSEADLEKYTGQLSEILDMVEQLESVSTKDVPVTTQSIHLENVMRPDVAKPSEPVAELLKNVPTKKGTYIQVPAIIDKEED, from the coding sequence ATGATTTCAAAAGACAGTGTGGCACACGTGGCCAGTCTGGCTAAGCTGCAATTTTCCGAAGCCGATTTGGAGAAGTATACCGGTCAGCTTTCTGAAATTTTGGATATGGTTGAACAATTGGAAAGTGTTTCAACTAAGGATGTACCAGTCACCACCCAAAGCATTCATCTTGAGAACGTGATGCGTCCGGATGTTGCTAAGCCGAGCGAACCAGTCGCCGAATTGCTTAAGAACGTTCCGACTAAAAAAGGAACCTATATTCAAGTGCCGGCGATCATTGACAAGGAGGAGGACTAG
- the gatA gene encoding Asp-tRNA(Asn)/Glu-tRNA(Gln) amidotransferase subunit GatA, translated as MDYFKTNLDQLHEQLRSGKLTSRQLVDETLAGIDKIDPEVAAFLAINADGAKKQAAAIDEAGIADDQPLSGVPIAIKDNIVTKGVVTTAASKILENFNPIYDATVMQKLAAAGAINVGKTNLDEFAMGSSTENSAFKTTKNAWDHSRVPGGSSGGSAAAVAAGEVIAALGSDTGGSIRQPAAFNGIVGFKPTYGRVSRWGLIAFSSSLDQIGTLTRGVKDAAQILNVIAGHDERDSTTADTPVPDFTAKIGQSIKGMKIALPKEYLGEGVDPEVAAKIKAAAKQLEALGATVSEVSLPHTQYAVPSYYIIASSEASSNLQRFDGIRYGFRAKDVHNIEDVYVRSRSEGFGPEVKRRIMLGTFSLSAGFYDAYFKKAGQVRTLITRDFEAVFEDYDLIIGPTTPTVAFKIGEKVTDPVTMYMNDILTIPVNLAGLPAASVPAGFVDGLPVGLQLIGKHFDESTIFQVAAAFEAQNDYLAQIPGGK; from the coding sequence GTGGATTATTTTAAAACGAATCTTGATCAACTTCATGAACAGTTACGTTCTGGCAAGCTGACCAGTCGCCAGTTGGTTGATGAGACGCTGGCTGGTATCGATAAAATCGATCCGGAAGTGGCCGCTTTCCTTGCCATAAATGCGGACGGTGCCAAGAAGCAGGCAGCCGCAATTGACGAAGCCGGTATTGCCGATGATCAGCCGTTATCCGGGGTGCCGATCGCGATTAAAGATAACATCGTGACTAAAGGCGTTGTGACAACCGCCGCTTCGAAAATTCTGGAAAACTTTAATCCCATTTATGATGCAACGGTGATGCAGAAGCTGGCCGCTGCCGGTGCGATTAATGTGGGTAAAACCAATCTGGATGAATTTGCGATGGGGTCTTCAACTGAAAACTCTGCTTTCAAAACGACTAAAAATGCTTGGGATCACAGCCGCGTTCCCGGTGGCTCTTCAGGTGGATCAGCAGCGGCTGTGGCGGCCGGTGAAGTGATTGCCGCTTTGGGTAGTGACACGGGTGGTTCGATTCGCCAACCTGCTGCTTTCAACGGCATTGTCGGCTTTAAACCAACTTATGGCCGGGTTTCCCGGTGGGGGCTCATCGCGTTTAGTTCCAGTCTGGATCAGATTGGCACGTTGACGCGCGGGGTTAAAGATGCCGCTCAGATTCTGAATGTGATTGCCGGACATGATGAACGCGACAGCACCACTGCCGATACGCCGGTACCGGACTTCACGGCCAAGATCGGGCAATCAATCAAAGGCATGAAGATTGCGTTGCCTAAAGAATATTTGGGTGAAGGGGTCGACCCTGAAGTGGCAGCTAAAATCAAAGCTGCAGCTAAGCAACTTGAAGCTTTAGGCGCAACCGTGTCAGAAGTTTCCTTGCCACACACCCAATATGCCGTACCATCTTATTACATCATCGCCAGTTCCGAAGCCAGTTCCAACTTACAACGTTTTGACGGGATTCGTTACGGTTTCCGTGCCAAAGATGTCCACAACATTGAAGATGTCTATGTTCGTTCCCGTTCCGAAGGCTTTGGACCCGAAGTAAAGCGGCGGATCATGTTAGGAACCTTCAGTTTGTCTGCTGGTTTTTATGACGCCTACTTCAAAAAAGCCGGGCAGGTACGTACGTTAATCACCCGGGATTTTGAAGCTGTCTTCGAGGATTATGATTTAATCATTGGACCGACCACGCCAACTGTTGCCTTCAAGATTGGGGAAAAAGTCACCGATCCGGTTACCATGTATATGAATGATATTTTGACGATCCCGGTCAACTTAGCTGGCTTACCGGCTGCCTCTGTTCCGGCTGGATTTGTTGATGGTTTGCCTGTGGGCTTGCAACTGATTGGCAAACATTTCGATGAAAGTACGATCTTCCAAGTTGCCGCAGCTTTTGAAGCGCAAAACGACTACTTAGCACAGATCCCGGGAGGCAAGTAA
- the gatB gene encoding Asp-tRNA(Asn)/Glu-tRNA(Gln) amidotransferase subunit GatB: protein MNFETTIGLEVHVELKTKSKMFSPAPVTYGQEPNTETNVIDWGFPGVLPSINRGAYQLGIMVALALHADITRQTHFDRKNYFYPDNPKAYQITQSEKPLGTNGWVEIEVDGKKKKVGIAELHVEEDAGKNQHEDDGYSYVDLNRQGTPLVEIVSKPDITSPEEAYAYLETLRQIVQFTGASDVKMEEGSMRVDTNLSVRPIGQKHFGTKTEIKNLNSFVHVRDGLAYEEKRQQAVLLSGGEVRQETRRWDPDTKETILMRVKEGADDYRYFPEPDLPPVTVSQQWIDEVQATLPQPPAERREHYIKDWGIPAYDAGVLTQTKEMSDFFEATVAQGADAKQASNWLMGEVSGYLNAKHTELGDVALTPEHLAGMIKLIGDGTISSKMAKKVFKEIIQHDTDPDQWVHEKGLIQLSDPAKLTPIITTVLDNNQQSIDDFKAGKDRAIGFLVGQIMKQTHGQANPKVVNQILMTEIKKR, encoded by the coding sequence ATGAATTTTGAAACGACAATCGGGCTTGAAGTCCACGTTGAATTAAAAACCAAATCCAAAATGTTCTCACCAGCGCCAGTCACTTACGGGCAAGAGCCGAATACCGAGACCAATGTCATTGACTGGGGCTTTCCGGGCGTTTTGCCAAGCATCAATCGCGGTGCGTACCAACTTGGCATCATGGTGGCCTTAGCGTTGCATGCAGACATCACCCGGCAGACGCATTTTGACCGTAAAAACTACTTCTATCCGGATAACCCCAAAGCTTACCAAATTACGCAAAGTGAAAAACCACTTGGCACTAACGGTTGGGTTGAAATTGAAGTCGATGGGAAGAAGAAAAAGGTCGGCATCGCGGAACTGCACGTTGAAGAAGATGCCGGCAAGAACCAGCATGAAGACGACGGTTACTCTTATGTCGACTTAAACCGGCAAGGCACGCCGTTGGTTGAAATCGTCTCCAAGCCGGATATCACAAGCCCGGAAGAAGCATACGCCTACCTTGAAACCCTGCGCCAAATCGTGCAGTTTACCGGCGCTTCCGATGTCAAGATGGAAGAAGGCTCCATGCGGGTCGACACCAACCTATCCGTTCGCCCAATTGGACAAAAGCATTTTGGAACGAAAACCGAAATTAAAAATTTAAACTCCTTTGTTCATGTTCGTGATGGTTTGGCATATGAAGAAAAGCGCCAGCAAGCAGTTTTACTTAGCGGCGGTGAAGTACGTCAGGAAACGCGGCGTTGGGATCCGGATACTAAAGAGACCATTTTGATGCGGGTTAAAGAAGGCGCCGATGACTATCGCTATTTCCCGGAACCGGATTTACCGCCAGTTACGGTTTCCCAGCAGTGGATTGATGAAGTGCAGGCAACGTTGCCACAGCCACCGGCAGAACGGCGTGAGCACTACATTAAGGACTGGGGCATTCCGGCCTATGATGCTGGCGTCTTGACGCAAACCAAGGAAATGTCTGACTTCTTCGAGGCCACCGTTGCCCAAGGTGCGGACGCCAAGCAAGCGTCTAACTGGTTAATGGGTGAAGTTTCCGGTTACCTCAATGCCAAACACACGGAGCTTGGTGACGTTGCGCTGACACCGGAACACTTGGCTGGCATGATTAAACTCATTGGCGATGGCACGATTTCCAGTAAAATGGCTAAGAAGGTCTTCAAGGAAATCATTCAGCATGACACCGATCCGGATCAGTGGGTTCACGAAAAAGGGCTGATTCAGCTTTCCGATCCGGCTAAGTTGACCCCGATCATTACCACGGTATTGGACAACAATCAGCAAAGTATCGATGACTTTAAAGCCGGGAAAGATCGTGCAATTGGTTTCCTGGTTGGGCAGATCATGAAGCAAACCCATGGTCAGGCGAATCCTAAAGTTGTCAATCAGATTTTGATGACAGAAATCAAAAAGCGTTAA